Genomic segment of Caldalkalibacillus thermarum:
TTTTGCTAAATAATCTTTTGCCAATGCATCAGTCGCTTCGGTATATCCACTTCCCATTTCTCTTGCTGTTTCGTTATCACGGCTGCCGATCCAAGAAATCAGCATTAACCTTCTCAACATAATAAAGGTTGGAATTTCTTGTTCCTCCTCTTCAGAAAGAGGCCGCACTTTGCGATATCCTTTCACCCACGCTTTCACCAATTCAGGAACATAAGGTTTATGCTCGATGAAGCTGAGCGCGGCTCCTAGATCGAAAAGGTACCAGCCGAATCCGCAATCATCAAAATCAATTACCTTAATTTTATTATCCTCAACAAGTAAATTGGCCAGCCGCAAATCGGCATGAATGAGTCCAAACCGGTCCGGGCCTTTTCCGAATTTTTCTAGGCGACGTTTAATCACCTCGGATACTTCTTGGAATAGTTTTTTTCTTTCCGGAGTGATGGCAACCCCATCCTGCCATCTTCCCCACTTCGGATTTTCTCCAAGAATGGTCTCATAATCCCACGGTTCGCGATCCAATGTCTGAGCCTCTTGCCAATTTTGGCTGTGATTGTGTAAATGAGCAGTAATCTCCCCAAGTATTTCAAACTGATGAATGAGTTCCTGTTCATTATTTTCATCTGGAGCCTGGCCTTCCAGAAAGGTAAACATCGTGCAATGATACTCACGAGGATCATTTTCAAGTTTCACGCTTTGAACATATTCCCCGTTCGTTCCTGAAACGGGTACAGGCACTTCGATCGGTGATTGTTGATCAATTGCTCTCATCCAGGCAAGTTCACTTTCGATTTGAGACTTTTTATGATAGTCGGGGCGGCACACCCGTAAGATGTTTTTTTGGCCGGTTATCCGGCTCTCGACGAGATATGTGGCATTCTCGGAATAATCTAACAGCTTCACGGTCGGTTGATCGTCAGTAAAGAATAAAAGAATGGCACAGTTGGCAACTTTATTAAATTTTTGTACAGATTTTCCCCAGCTTTCTGTACTTGGAATGCTCATTCCATTAACTCCTCTCCGCCATAAAAGTATACTTAATAGCTTGCGCCGCTTCTTTTATACTC
This window contains:
- a CDS encoding phosphotransferase enzyme family protein: MSIPSTESWGKSVQKFNKVANCAILLFFTDDQPTVKLLDYSENATYLVESRITGQKNILRVCRPDYHKKSQIESELAWMRAIDQQSPIEVPVPVSGTNGEYVQSVKLENDPREYHCTMFTFLEGQAPDENNEQELIHQFEILGEITAHLHNHSQNWQEAQTLDREPWDYETILGENPKWGRWQDGVAITPERKKLFQEVSEVIKRRLEKFGKGPDRFGLIHADLRLANLLVEDNKIKVIDFDDCGFGWYLFDLGAALSFIEHKPYVPELVKAWVKGYRKVRPLSEEEEQEIPTFIMLRRLMLISWIGSRDNETAREMGSGYTEATDALAKDYLAKFR